A genomic region of Phycisphaerae bacterium contains the following coding sequences:
- a CDS encoding GrpB family protein — MDKSDRQPLVGLRRYTVRIVDHEPGWVGLAAEVCREIAGVCGELVVDVQHVGSTAVAGLPAKPILDIAAAVWSVEAMAMLIDRLEPLNYIYRGDGGGEGGHLFVRESEPEVRTVHLHVVDRDDAQWANYLLFRDLLRGDAEIREQYAGLKTRLAATFANDRRSYTSAKHEFIRRLLETHDPDLNRSTRT, encoded by the coding sequence GTGGACAAGTCAGATCGTCAACCGCTGGTAGGACTGAGGCGATATACCGTGCGGATCGTGGACCACGAACCGGGATGGGTCGGTCTGGCGGCGGAGGTTTGCCGTGAGATCGCGGGCGTCTGCGGCGAGTTGGTGGTCGACGTTCAGCACGTCGGCAGCACGGCGGTGGCGGGTTTGCCGGCCAAGCCGATTCTCGATATTGCAGCGGCTGTGTGGTCCGTCGAGGCCATGGCGATGCTGATCGACCGGCTTGAGCCGTTGAACTACATCTATCGCGGCGACGGCGGCGGCGAAGGGGGGCACCTGTTTGTCCGCGAGTCCGAGCCGGAGGTGCGGACCGTCCACCTGCACGTGGTGGATCGGGATGACGCCCAATGGGCGAACTACCTGCTCTTCCGCGACCTGCTCCGCGGCGACGCTGAGATACGGGAGCAATACGCGGGCCTCAAGACCCGCCTGGCCGCCACTTTTGCCAACGACCGGCGGTCCTACACCAGCGCCAAGCACGAGTTTATCCGCAGGCTCCTCGAAACGCACGATCCCGATTTGAACAGAAGCACGCGAACGTAG